A DNA window from Gigantopelta aegis isolate Gae_Host chromosome 4, Gae_host_genome, whole genome shotgun sequence contains the following coding sequences:
- the LOC121369892 gene encoding uncharacterized protein LOC121369892, with the protein MNLPSVRIIIVAQENNLDREPLDRRLTWSKHMQKAEGKDIRRLFLMKKLAGTTWGANSHILKTLYTGSVRPVMEYGISALATAFKSNTNKLFRIQRRGPHIITAGMKTTPINEMEKVTGIKPLTERRKEQVLIHSEKLKRLPSHPACERITQPTKNRLNRQSFNHILKAFSSQHKDIITNIPTEIEHLTDTDNMNSCLTDIRISTTIPDIDRKEHLSPQQQKALTQEMLDKEYNTTQWIHVYTDGSADQAIKNGGSGIYLQHISRSLPTGKLSTNYRAEQIALVEAVNICSALAELDTHLVFLIAGLYWKLSCYQQKPTQVAHYREHSPSSHRQEP; encoded by the coding sequence ATGAACCTACCAAGTGTACGTATAATCATTGTGGCACAGGAAAACAACTTGGACCGTGAACCCCTGGACCGAAGACTGACCTGGAGTAAGCACATGCAAAAGGCAGAGGGAAAGGATATCCGAAGACTGTTTTTAATGAAGAAACTGGCAGGCACTACCTGGGGAGCTAACAGCCACATTCTCAAGACACTCTACACTGGATCAGTCCGCCCCGTAATGGAGTATGGAATATCAGCACTGGCTACAGCTTTCAAATCAAACACCAACAAATTGTTCAGGATACAAAGGAGAGGCCCACACATTATCACCGCAGGTATGAAGACAACACCCATCAATGAGATGGAAAAGGTGACGGGCATAAAACCTCTcacagagagaagaaaggaacaGGTTCTGATTCACTCGGAAAAGTTGAAGCGACTGCCTTCTCACCCAGCCTGCGAAAGAATCACACAGCCAACAAAGAACAGGTTAAACAGACAAAGTTTCAACCATATCCTAAAGGCATTCAGCAGTCAGCACAAGGACATCATCACAAATATCCCAACCGAAATAGAACACCTGACTGACACAGACAACATGAATAGCTGCCTGACAGACATCCGTATCTCCACAACAATCCCAGACATAGACAGAAAAGAACACCTGTCTCCCCAACAACAAAAGGCCCTAACGCAAGAGATGCTTGACAAGGAATACAACACAACTCAGTGGATACATGTCTACACGGACGGCTCTGCCGATCAGGCAATCAAAAATGGTGGCAGCGGAATATATCTACAACATATATCCAGATCCCTGCCTACTGGAAAGCTCTCCACCAACTACAGAGCTGAACAGATTGCCCTAGTGGAAGCTGTCAACATCTGTAGTGCCCTAGCAGAACTCGACACACATCTCGTCTTCCTGATTGCAGGTCTGTACTGGAAACTGTCATGTTACCAGCAAAAACCAACACAAGTGGCACACTACAGAGAGCACTCTCCGAGCTCTCACAGACAAGAACCATAG
- the LOC121370775 gene encoding placenta-specific gene 8 protein-like has translation MSVQPMSGQQMQKGGYAQNTSGYAKPAQPQQGYGQGPPQQQGYGQGPPQHQGYGQGQQGNTTVIINQPTTLHHNPMQPHPLRTWSTGLCGCMEDCGGCLFALFCPFYYGCVVAGKQGHSCWGPCCVPGWPMAFRSHIRGVHSIEGTICTDCLVTTFCGQCALCQMSRELDNVLKGDSKARPANERR, from the exons ATGTCGGTACAGCCCATGTCCGGTCAGCAGATGCAGAAAGGAGGGTATGCCCAGAATACATCCGGGTACGCAAAACCTGCTCAGCCACAACAAGGCTACGGGCAAGGACCGCCTCAGCAACAAGGCTACGGGCAAGGACCGCCTCAGCATCAAGGCTACGGCCAAGGACAG CAAGGCAACACGACGGTTATTATAAACCAGCCCACGACACTCCACCACAACCCGATGCAGCCCCACCCCCTAAGGACATGGAGTACCGGTCTGTGTGGGTGTATGGAAGACTGCGGCGGCT GTCTTTTCGCCTTATTTTGTCCCTTTTACTACGGATGCGTGGTGGCCGGCAAACAAGGCCACTCGTGCTGGGGACCATGCTGTGTTCCTGGTTGGCCCATGGCCTTCAGGTCGCATATCCGAGGTGTCCATTCTATTGAG gGAACCATATGCACCGATTGCTTGGTGACCACTTTCTGTGGGCAATGCGCACTGTGCCAGATGAGTAGAGAGCTCGACAACGTCCTCAAAGGAGATTCAAAAGCCAGGCCAGCCAATGAGAGGCGATAA